A single window of Micrococcaceae bacterium Sec5.1 DNA harbors:
- a CDS encoding nuclear transport factor 2 family protein: MSESNPLDHVLGFIRTVESGGGATEISPYLAHDFTLTEWPHALSKTGSTRTLQETLTGADHSKNIVANQSFEVVRTTCEGNRVVLEMNWSATLLLDLPHWDAGETIRARSTAVFELRDGLIVSQDTYDCYYTLPEQTAAGS, encoded by the coding sequence ATGAGCGAAAGCAACCCCCTGGACCATGTACTCGGATTTATCAGGACGGTTGAGTCCGGCGGCGGCGCCACTGAGATCAGCCCGTACCTGGCCCACGACTTCACCCTCACGGAGTGGCCGCATGCACTATCCAAGACCGGGTCCACCAGGACTCTTCAGGAGACTCTCACCGGCGCGGATCACAGTAAGAACATCGTGGCGAACCAGAGCTTTGAGGTGGTCCGGACCACCTGCGAAGGCAACCGGGTAGTCCTGGAGATGAACTGGTCAGCCACATTGCTGCTGGACCTCCCGCACTGGGACGCTGGCGAAACCATACGTGCGCGGAGCACCGCTGTCTTTGAACTACGGGATGGATTGATCGTCAGCCAGGACACTTACGACTGCTACTACACCCTCCCTGAACAGACAGCCGCGGGCTCCTGA
- a CDS encoding polyprenol monophosphomannose synthase, with protein MRVLTIIPTYNELESLPKTLGRLRTAVPESDVLVVDDNSPDGTGQLADGIAAEDKQVHVLHRKGKEGLGAAYIAGFKWGLAAGYDVLVEMDADGSHKPEQLPLLLDAVKEGADLAMGSRWVPGGSVVNWPLYRQAISRIGSTYARLMLGLKIKDVTGGYRAFRRSTLEALKLDDVDSVGYGFQVDLAWRVAKLGLRIEERPITFVERELGASKMSGNIVVEAMINVTKWGIAARWAKLTRKQPALAK; from the coding sequence TTGCGTGTCCTGACGATCATCCCTACCTACAACGAGCTGGAATCGCTCCCCAAGACATTGGGTCGGCTGCGGACAGCAGTACCTGAGTCGGACGTCCTGGTGGTTGATGACAACAGCCCGGACGGCACGGGACAGCTTGCCGACGGCATAGCCGCCGAGGACAAGCAAGTGCACGTACTGCACCGCAAAGGCAAAGAAGGCCTCGGCGCAGCCTACATCGCCGGCTTCAAATGGGGCCTCGCGGCAGGGTATGACGTCCTGGTCGAGATGGACGCCGACGGCTCCCACAAGCCCGAGCAGTTGCCCCTCCTTCTTGATGCCGTCAAGGAGGGCGCGGACCTTGCCATGGGCTCACGCTGGGTGCCGGGAGGCAGCGTTGTGAACTGGCCTCTCTACCGCCAAGCAATCTCCCGAATCGGCAGCACGTACGCCCGCCTCATGCTTGGTTTGAAAATCAAGGACGTCACGGGCGGTTATCGTGCTTTCCGCCGCAGCACACTTGAAGCCCTCAAGTTGGATGACGTGGATTCAGTGGGCTACGGCTTCCAGGTTGACCTTGCCTGGCGCGTGGCCAAGCTCGGCCTGCGTATTGAGGAGCGACCCATCACCTTCGTTGAGCGGGAACTCGGTGCATCGAAGATGAGCGGCAACATTGTTGTTGAAGCCATGATCAACGTCACCAAATGGGGCATCGCAGCACGGTGGGCCAAGCTCACCAGAAAACAGCCTGCCCTCGCAAAGTAA
- a CDS encoding S9 family peptidase produces MKPEQLPLLNSVSAPAIHPDGTKAVVSVVRPDFDADAYVGQLWNVPLDTTKRPRRITRGFRDTSPAFSPDGLVLAFLRSDAEGKAQLFVVESAGGEPQQVTDQHAGVNGFAWAPDSHRVVFTSRVAEPGRYGTVDGVTSGSEDARLIAVNQYLMNGVGYVLDQRQQLFVVDVPELGGEPVVIPRGRAAHERPGARVTGVPDARQMTFGESDHEAPCFSADGRFLYFVAALHDGHDDDLVTWVYRMDATGGEPQLVNPHNPKLQTVTVVRASTDGRSLFFTAQDLGDTGRDFVARNSVLYSMPVIGGDAVALTDVEHLDVSGPLEPSGPDSVLVLNTALGSVELLDVTAEGSITPLVHGARVVNGATVAANGEIAVSFLDASTAGDVASLERGELRLLTDFSAGLRNNSRVSEPLDLQATADDGYPVNGWLVLPDGPGPHPVLLTIHGGPFSQYTGAFLDEAQVYAAAGYAVVMCNPRGSSGYGQSHGRVIKERMGTVDMQDVLAFLDAALSAHATLDADSVGIMGGSYGGYLTAWTIAHDHRFKGAIVERGFLDPVSFAGTSDIGWFFGGEYAGATPGQLVAQSPLAVGGSVVTPTLVIHSENDLRCPLEQGQRYYALLKERGIETSLLVFPGEDHELSRSGTPHHRKQRFEHVLAWWARHLPTASNHMAE; encoded by the coding sequence GTGAAACCCGAGCAACTGCCTTTGTTGAACTCCGTCTCCGCCCCAGCCATCCATCCTGACGGGACCAAAGCGGTGGTATCCGTCGTCAGGCCCGATTTCGACGCCGATGCTTACGTCGGTCAATTGTGGAACGTTCCGCTGGACACCACCAAGCGCCCACGACGCATCACCCGCGGGTTCAGGGATACTTCCCCGGCTTTCTCGCCTGACGGACTGGTTTTGGCCTTCCTGCGGAGCGACGCAGAGGGAAAAGCACAACTGTTTGTTGTGGAGTCGGCAGGGGGCGAACCACAACAGGTCACGGATCAGCACGCCGGGGTCAACGGGTTTGCGTGGGCTCCCGATTCCCATCGGGTGGTCTTCACCAGCCGTGTTGCCGAACCGGGCCGCTATGGAACGGTCGACGGCGTTACTTCCGGCAGCGAAGACGCCCGGCTTATCGCCGTGAACCAGTACCTGATGAACGGCGTGGGCTACGTCCTGGACCAGCGCCAGCAACTGTTCGTCGTTGACGTGCCGGAATTGGGTGGCGAGCCTGTTGTCATTCCCCGCGGCAGAGCCGCCCACGAACGGCCAGGCGCCAGGGTAACTGGTGTTCCCGATGCCAGGCAGATGACGTTCGGCGAATCAGACCATGAGGCGCCCTGCTTCTCGGCCGACGGCAGATTCCTCTACTTCGTAGCCGCCCTCCACGACGGGCATGATGACGACCTCGTAACGTGGGTGTATCGGATGGACGCAACAGGCGGCGAACCCCAGCTCGTCAACCCTCACAACCCAAAACTGCAGACCGTCACGGTCGTGCGGGCGTCCACCGATGGCCGCTCGCTGTTCTTCACCGCGCAGGACCTGGGCGACACAGGACGTGACTTTGTCGCGCGCAACAGCGTTCTCTACTCAATGCCTGTCATCGGGGGAGATGCGGTGGCCCTGACCGACGTCGAGCATTTGGACGTCTCGGGTCCGCTGGAACCGAGCGGACCAGACAGCGTCCTGGTCCTGAACACAGCGTTGGGCAGCGTGGAGCTCCTCGATGTCACTGCAGAAGGAAGCATTACACCGCTCGTCCATGGAGCCCGGGTAGTCAACGGCGCCACTGTCGCTGCCAATGGTGAAATTGCCGTCAGCTTCCTGGACGCGTCTACCGCCGGCGACGTCGCCTCCCTGGAGCGTGGTGAACTGCGTCTGCTGACGGACTTCTCGGCGGGACTACGGAATAACTCACGAGTCAGCGAGCCCTTGGATTTGCAGGCAACCGCCGACGACGGATACCCCGTGAACGGTTGGTTGGTGCTGCCCGACGGCCCCGGACCGCACCCTGTCCTGCTGACCATCCACGGGGGTCCGTTCTCCCAATACACGGGAGCCTTCTTGGACGAAGCCCAAGTCTACGCAGCTGCGGGATACGCAGTAGTGATGTGCAATCCGCGGGGCTCGTCAGGCTACGGACAATCACATGGCCGGGTCATCAAGGAGCGCATGGGAACCGTGGACATGCAGGACGTGCTCGCCTTCCTGGACGCTGCCCTGTCCGCCCACGCAACCTTGGACGCAGACAGCGTGGGCATCATGGGTGGATCCTATGGCGGTTACCTTACGGCGTGGACCATCGCACACGACCACCGTTTCAAAGGGGCAATTGTCGAACGCGGATTCCTGGACCCTGTCAGCTTTGCGGGTACGTCCGATATCGGCTGGTTTTTTGGCGGCGAGTACGCTGGAGCCACACCCGGTCAGCTTGTGGCACAGAGCCCCCTGGCCGTAGGCGGCTCCGTCGTGACACCGACCCTGGTGATCCACAGCGAAAACGACCTTCGGTGTCCTCTCGAACAAGGGCAGCGGTACTATGCGCTCCTCAAAGAGAGGGGAATTGAGACGTCGTTACTCGTCTTCCCGGGCGAAGACCATGAACTGTCGCGTTCGGGGACTCCGCACCACCGAAAGCAACGGTTCGAACACGTCCTTGCGTGGTGGGCCAGGCATCTGCCGACGGCATCAAACCATATGGCGGAATGA
- a CDS encoding RNA polymerase-binding protein RbpA: protein MSDRSLRGMRLGAQSMETESGVEPAPRQRVEYRCEDGEQVFVTFSAEAEIPPVWVSKTGKEALLVDGERPVDANEKAVRTHWDMLLERRSLPELEQILEDRLNILRERRGERRSA from the coding sequence ATGAGCGATCGCAGCCTGCGGGGTATGCGTCTTGGCGCCCAAAGCATGGAAACCGAGTCCGGCGTTGAACCGGCACCGCGCCAGCGGGTTGAATACCGCTGCGAGGACGGCGAGCAGGTCTTCGTAACCTTCTCTGCGGAAGCCGAGATCCCCCCTGTTTGGGTTTCCAAGACTGGCAAGGAAGCCTTGCTCGTAGATGGCGAGCGTCCCGTGGATGCCAACGAGAAAGCCGTCCGTACCCACTGGGACATGCTCCTGGAACGCCGCAGCCTTCCGGAGCTGGAGCAGATCCTTGAGGATCGTTTGAACATCCTGCGTGAGCGCCGCGGAGAGCGTCGCTCAGCTTAG
- a CDS encoding methyltransferase domain-containing protein has translation MLSDAVAALRCPVCEGRFQLVEDPQRRLVCDSEHVFDAAKQGYFNLLTGKGTVFEADSAEMVGARQRFLDSGHYAALADRVASFVAPSLQRPGAVVLDAGTGTGHYLHRVLETTPASAIGLDISKFALRRAARLNGDAANLVWDIWRPLPIADDAVDVVLVVFAPRNPSEFARVLRPGGQLIVVTPQPGHLAEIAARTGMLSIEEGKAERLAESLGGYFHAGSTYNLDVPLILTGSELADIAYMGPAGHHIKPEELALLADEHGTVATTAKFRISRFTVGASAS, from the coding sequence ATGTTGTCCGACGCCGTTGCCGCCCTCCGATGTCCCGTTTGTGAAGGGCGGTTTCAGCTCGTCGAAGATCCACAGCGGCGGCTCGTTTGCGATTCCGAGCATGTATTCGATGCCGCGAAGCAGGGTTACTTCAACCTGCTGACGGGCAAAGGCACAGTATTCGAAGCTGATTCGGCGGAGATGGTGGGAGCCCGCCAGCGATTCCTGGACAGCGGACATTACGCTGCGCTGGCCGATCGCGTCGCCAGTTTCGTAGCTCCATCGCTGCAGCGGCCCGGGGCCGTGGTTCTCGACGCCGGAACGGGCACCGGGCATTACCTCCACCGCGTCCTGGAAACCACTCCGGCCTCCGCGATAGGGCTGGACATCTCCAAATTCGCGCTGCGTCGCGCCGCGCGGCTCAACGGGGACGCTGCCAACCTCGTCTGGGACATTTGGCGTCCGCTACCCATTGCCGATGACGCGGTGGACGTCGTGCTGGTGGTGTTCGCCCCACGGAATCCGTCAGAGTTTGCCCGAGTACTGCGGCCTGGTGGACAACTGATTGTGGTGACGCCGCAGCCCGGACATTTAGCTGAAATCGCTGCCCGCACCGGAATGCTCAGCATTGAGGAAGGCAAGGCCGAGCGCTTGGCTGAGTCCTTGGGCGGCTATTTCCACGCTGGTTCAACGTACAACCTGGACGTGCCGCTCATCCTCACGGGCTCCGAGCTGGCCGACATCGCCTATATGGGGCCAGCCGGCCACCACATCAAGCCCGAAGAACTCGCACTTCTGGCCGATGAGCATGGGACCGTAGCAACCACCGCGAAGTTCCGAATCAGCCGCTTCACAGTGGGGGCTTCGGCTTCCTGA
- a CDS encoding NAD(P)/FAD-dependent oxidoreductase, translating into MLDVIIVGAGPVGLFMGTLLLKRGHQVRILERRLNRSHRSRAIGIHPPALGELERAGLSEPLLASGVRIERGIAYSKGRKIAELPFSGDPHFPFILAVPQPVTEQALEQAVLALDPDAIVRGADVRDFADDGGTVSVRAASASGEGTFTSRLLVAADGAHSLIRERLLPDLPARNYPDSYLMGDFTDGTGHGDNAVLYLEPEGIVESFPLPGEVRRWVVRLGTPAKGATAANLAAMVHARTGAVVDAHSNTMLSAFDVQSRLAGRMIHGRTVLLGDAAHEISPIGGQGMNLGWLDAAALAPLIGASLRGQGVGRQLQLFEKDRRRAAARASLQAGLNMALGRPLPPAIMAARNSFFAHALELPAVSALVERRFTMR; encoded by the coding sequence GTGCTTGACGTCATCATCGTGGGTGCCGGTCCTGTCGGTTTGTTCATGGGCACTTTGTTGCTCAAACGAGGGCACCAGGTCCGAATCCTTGAACGCCGACTGAACAGGAGCCACCGTTCAAGGGCGATAGGGATTCACCCGCCGGCGCTTGGCGAACTGGAAAGGGCCGGTCTTTCCGAGCCGTTGTTGGCATCCGGCGTGCGGATCGAGCGGGGCATTGCCTACAGCAAAGGCAGGAAAATCGCCGAGTTGCCTTTTTCAGGGGACCCGCACTTTCCCTTCATCCTCGCGGTCCCGCAACCAGTGACGGAGCAGGCACTGGAGCAAGCAGTCCTTGCGTTGGACCCGGACGCGATCGTCCGCGGCGCGGACGTTCGCGATTTTGCCGACGACGGCGGCACTGTCAGCGTCCGAGCGGCCTCAGCTTCCGGGGAAGGCACCTTCACCAGCCGTCTTTTGGTGGCAGCTGACGGAGCCCACTCGCTGATACGAGAACGTCTTCTCCCCGACCTCCCGGCCCGTAACTATCCGGATAGTTATCTGATGGGCGACTTCACCGATGGGACAGGCCACGGAGACAACGCGGTCCTGTATCTGGAGCCGGAGGGCATCGTCGAGTCTTTCCCTTTGCCTGGAGAGGTTCGGCGATGGGTGGTACGGCTGGGAACCCCGGCCAAAGGCGCGACGGCGGCCAACCTGGCTGCCATGGTCCACGCCCGGACCGGGGCCGTGGTGGATGCGCACAGCAACACCATGCTGAGTGCATTTGATGTCCAATCCAGGCTTGCGGGGCGCATGATCCATGGCAGAACCGTGTTGTTGGGCGACGCCGCCCATGAGATCAGCCCCATTGGCGGCCAGGGAATGAATCTTGGATGGCTTGACGCTGCTGCCTTGGCACCTCTCATTGGTGCCTCCCTCAGGGGGCAGGGCGTCGGCCGCCAGCTTCAGCTGTTCGAGAAGGACCGACGCCGGGCAGCGGCTCGCGCCTCCTTGCAGGCGGGGTTGAACATGGCACTTGGAAGGCCTCTCCCTCCGGCGATCATGGCGGCCAGGAACTCGTTTTTTGCCCACGCCTTGGAATTGCCCGCTGTCTCAGCGCTGGTGGAGCGGCGCTTCACCATGCGCTAG
- a CDS encoding class I SAM-dependent methyltransferase has product MSPWGFLKDRDLQAIEDMDRPDCDLQRLDRSYARFPVVNRLLSGWHRTYRDRFRPVLAASGTASVLDIGCGGGDVARSLAKWAAKDGFALEVTAIDPDERAYNFATRAPAVEGVTYRRAHSAELVAEGSSFDIVVSNHMLHHLDAEQLAGVLKDSEVLSRRLALHNDLKRSNIAYLLFAAGFWPLGVGSFICGDGLVSIKRSFTSAELQTAAPGGWRVDRNGPWHNLLVYEHAGNGSWT; this is encoded by the coding sequence GTGAGCCCGTGGGGATTCCTGAAGGACAGGGACTTGCAGGCCATCGAGGACATGGACCGGCCTGATTGTGACCTCCAGCGCCTGGATCGCAGCTACGCCCGCTTCCCGGTGGTTAACCGCCTCCTTTCCGGATGGCACCGGACGTACCGTGACCGCTTCCGGCCAGTTCTCGCAGCGAGTGGCACGGCGTCGGTCCTGGACATCGGGTGCGGTGGTGGGGACGTCGCTCGAAGCCTGGCCAAATGGGCGGCAAAGGATGGATTTGCGTTAGAGGTGACTGCCATAGACCCTGACGAACGGGCGTACAATTTTGCGACCCGTGCGCCAGCGGTGGAAGGCGTCACCTACCGGCGGGCGCACAGTGCCGAGCTTGTGGCCGAGGGCAGCAGTTTCGATATCGTCGTGTCGAACCACATGCTTCACCACCTCGACGCTGAGCAACTCGCCGGAGTGTTGAAGGACTCAGAAGTACTGAGCCGCAGGCTCGCGCTGCATAACGATCTCAAACGGAGCAACATCGCCTACCTTCTCTTCGCGGCCGGCTTTTGGCCTTTGGGCGTTGGCTCCTTCATCTGCGGAGATGGTTTGGTCTCCATCAAACGCAGTTTCACCTCTGCAGAGCTCCAAACGGCGGCTCCGGGAGGATGGAGGGTGGATCGAAACGGACCATGGCACAACCTGCTCGTCTACGAGCATGCCGGCAATGGATCCTGGACATGA
- a CDS encoding peptide deformylase: MTQQPHSEAPSPATDFNPLQIRDAVLRLLETEELPPIVQAGHPVLRQQAAPYDGQLDGAELAAFIERMREVMHAAPGVGLAAPQLGIPLQLAVLEDKYEVDPESATVRHREPMEFMVVLNPQYRPLGNETASFYEGCLSISGYQAVVTRYRNVELSYLTPEGRPVEEWFSGWQARIVQHETDHLQGVLYVDKAEMRSLSSNAEHSLRWSNPDIEDARRTLGFLHG; this comes from the coding sequence ATGACGCAGCAACCTCACTCCGAGGCGCCCAGCCCGGCCACTGATTTTAATCCCCTTCAGATCAGGGACGCAGTCCTGCGGCTACTTGAAACCGAGGAACTTCCGCCGATCGTTCAAGCCGGGCACCCCGTCCTCCGGCAACAGGCGGCGCCCTATGACGGCCAGCTTGATGGCGCTGAATTGGCGGCGTTCATTGAGAGGATGCGTGAGGTCATGCATGCGGCACCGGGGGTTGGACTGGCGGCTCCGCAGTTGGGCATTCCGTTGCAGTTGGCAGTCCTTGAGGACAAGTACGAGGTGGATCCGGAGTCGGCAACGGTCCGGCACAGGGAGCCAATGGAGTTCATGGTTGTGCTCAACCCGCAATATCGGCCCTTGGGCAATGAGACAGCGTCCTTCTACGAAGGGTGCCTGTCCATTAGCGGCTACCAAGCGGTGGTCACCAGGTATCGCAATGTGGAATTGAGCTACCTCACGCCAGAGGGGCGCCCCGTGGAGGAATGGTTCTCAGGATGGCAGGCACGCATTGTGCAGCACGAAACAGACCACCTGCAGGGAGTTCTCTACGTGGACAAAGCAGAAATGCGATCGCTTTCCAGCAACGCCGAACACTCCCTACGGTGGTCCAATCCGGACATTGAGGACGCGCGCCGGACCCTCGGCTTCCTGCACGGCTAG
- a CDS encoding SPFH domain-containing protein — MDGLGGTAAAVVLIVLVIFVIIVLVRSVRIIPQARAGVVERLGKYQRTLNPGLTILIPFVDRLLPLLDLREQVVSFPPQPVITEDNLVVSIDTVVYFQVTDPRAATYEIANYIQAVEQLTTTTLRNVVGGLNLEEALTSRDQINGQLRGVLDEATGRWGIRVSRVELKAIDPPHSIQDSMEKQMRAERDRRAAILTAEGTKQSQILTAEGQRQAAILAAEGDAKAAILRADGEAQAIQKVFDAIHKGNPDQKLLAYQYLQTLPKIAEGSSNKLWIIPSEVGEALKGIGSALGGVNGDSDAAGLFGGSNKAAASEPAAPVESTTAAQTRPTE; from the coding sequence ATGGACGGTTTAGGAGGAACAGCGGCAGCAGTTGTGCTGATTGTTCTCGTCATTTTTGTCATCATCGTGTTGGTCCGGTCGGTAAGGATCATCCCGCAAGCACGTGCCGGCGTCGTTGAACGCCTCGGTAAGTACCAACGCACGCTCAACCCCGGCCTCACCATCCTGATTCCGTTCGTCGACCGGCTCTTGCCGTTGCTTGACCTCCGTGAGCAGGTGGTGTCCTTCCCGCCGCAGCCAGTGATCACCGAGGACAACCTCGTGGTTTCGATCGATACCGTGGTCTACTTCCAGGTAACGGACCCCCGGGCGGCCACCTACGAAATCGCCAATTACATCCAGGCGGTAGAGCAGCTGACTACCACCACACTTCGTAACGTTGTGGGTGGCCTGAACCTCGAAGAGGCGTTAACCTCCCGTGACCAGATCAATGGCCAGCTGCGTGGAGTATTGGACGAGGCCACAGGCCGCTGGGGCATCCGCGTCTCGCGCGTGGAGCTGAAGGCTATTGATCCGCCCCACTCCATCCAGGACTCGATGGAAAAGCAGATGCGTGCAGAGCGCGACCGTCGAGCAGCCATCCTGACTGCTGAAGGAACCAAGCAGTCGCAAATCCTTACGGCAGAAGGCCAGCGCCAAGCGGCCATCCTTGCAGCTGAAGGTGATGCGAAGGCCGCCATCCTTCGGGCAGACGGTGAAGCCCAGGCCATCCAGAAGGTCTTTGATGCCATCCACAAAGGCAACCCCGACCAGAAGCTTTTGGCTTACCAGTACCTGCAGACGCTGCCCAAGATCGCGGAGGGGAGTTCCAACAAGCTGTGGATCATCCCGAGCGAAGTTGGCGAAGCCCTGAAGGGCATTGGCAGCGCGCTCGGAGGCGTCAACGGTGACTCCGATGCTGCTGGCCTGTTTGGCGGCAGCAACAAAGCTGCGGCTTCAGAACCGGCGGCTCCGGTGGAATCCACCACGGCGGCACAGACACGGCCCACAGAATAA
- a CDS encoding type III polyketide synthase produces MPVYMRSLETAVPPTILVQSQARDVFAAQPGLTRLGSRLVSTCFDSAAIDTRYTAVEELSLDAHPENPRFFDPSTNQVLSPSTKVRNEIFAVEATKLFIESGKAAVARVPDIDLDDITHVITVSCTGFFNPGPDYKVVRALGLNPSVQRYHLGFMGCYAAFPALKAAKQFCLADPAAVVLVICVELCSLHVRTSNDPDTIMGSAIFGDGAAAAIVTSKEPQGPEPVIRLDHFETVLTPVGEEAMAWNIGDEGFEMVLGSYVPHIIEEHITGALEPLLAKEPQLAGLPYRDIMHWAIHPGGRSILDKVESKLELTAEQLVPARETLREYGNMSSATVLFVLKYMLGQAANQREERICSMAFGPGLTVETGLFTLVSPSL; encoded by the coding sequence ATGCCGGTATACATGAGGTCCCTTGAAACCGCAGTTCCGCCAACCATCCTCGTGCAGTCGCAGGCACGCGACGTCTTCGCAGCGCAACCAGGCCTGACCCGGCTTGGGTCGCGGCTGGTCTCCACCTGCTTCGACTCCGCTGCCATAGATACCCGCTATACGGCGGTGGAAGAGCTGAGCCTGGACGCGCATCCCGAAAATCCACGATTCTTCGATCCCTCAACCAACCAAGTGCTAAGCCCGAGCACCAAAGTCCGGAACGAGATTTTTGCCGTAGAGGCCACCAAGCTCTTCATAGAGTCCGGCAAAGCTGCAGTAGCGCGCGTACCGGATATCGATCTCGATGACATCACTCATGTCATTACTGTTTCCTGCACTGGATTCTTCAACCCTGGTCCCGACTACAAGGTCGTCCGCGCACTGGGACTGAATCCCTCCGTGCAGCGTTACCACTTGGGCTTCATGGGCTGCTACGCCGCTTTTCCAGCCCTGAAAGCAGCCAAGCAGTTCTGCCTCGCTGATCCAGCCGCCGTCGTTCTGGTTATCTGTGTGGAGCTTTGTTCGCTGCACGTGCGCACCTCCAACGACCCTGACACCATCATGGGCTCGGCGATCTTCGGCGACGGTGCAGCCGCGGCCATCGTGACGTCCAAGGAACCGCAAGGGCCTGAGCCCGTCATCAGGCTGGACCACTTCGAAACGGTCCTCACTCCCGTAGGTGAAGAAGCGATGGCCTGGAACATCGGTGACGAGGGTTTTGAAATGGTCTTGGGTTCGTATGTGCCCCACATCATCGAGGAGCACATCACCGGCGCCTTGGAGCCGCTGCTCGCCAAGGAGCCTCAACTGGCAGGACTGCCCTATCGGGACATAATGCACTGGGCCATTCATCCGGGTGGGCGCAGCATTCTGGACAAGGTCGAATCCAAGCTCGAACTCACTGCGGAGCAACTGGTCCCGGCAAGGGAGACTCTCAGGGAATACGGCAATATGAGTAGCGCCACTGTGCTGTTTGTTTTGAAGTACATGCTCGGACAGGCCGCAAACCAACGCGAGGAGCGGATCTGCTCCATGGCTTTCGGTCCCGGCCTCACGGTGGAGACAGGCCTCTTTACCCTGGTCTCTCCCAGCCTGTGA
- a CDS encoding NfeD family protein — MFEWLGENWWALWLTVFLAFAVVEMLTLDLFFIMLGGGALAGLVADFAGADFWLQIVIFSVVSLLMIAFVRPVALKHLHKGPAEQRTNIDRLIGQPALVIEAVTGTSGLVKIGGDVWSARSTAGVLDAGATVQVTRIDGATAVVASPAENSPR, encoded by the coding sequence ATGTTTGAATGGCTCGGCGAGAACTGGTGGGCGCTCTGGCTCACGGTCTTCCTCGCGTTCGCGGTGGTGGAGATGCTTACCCTCGACCTCTTCTTCATCATGCTCGGCGGCGGCGCACTGGCGGGATTGGTCGCGGACTTCGCCGGCGCCGATTTCTGGCTCCAGATCGTCATCTTCAGCGTGGTCTCCCTCTTGATGATCGCCTTCGTCCGGCCGGTCGCCCTGAAGCACCTGCATAAGGGACCAGCAGAACAGCGGACGAACATCGACCGCCTTATCGGTCAACCCGCCCTCGTCATCGAAGCCGTCACGGGCACCAGCGGACTGGTAAAGATCGGCGGCGACGTCTGGAGTGCGCGCAGCACCGCCGGAGTCCTCGACGCCGGTGCCACGGTTCAGGTCACCCGGATTGACGGCGCGACGGCGGTAGTTGCCTCGCCTGCGGAAAACAGCCCGCGCTGA